One genomic window of Sphingomonas sp. C3-2 includes the following:
- a CDS encoding polyprenyl synthetase family protein, with protein sequence MTATIHRLNPSDRAPSLDPLMALVAADMNEVNGVILDRMQSDIPLIPELAGHLIAGGGKRMRPMLTLASARLLGYEGTRHFKLSAAVEFIHTATLLHDDVVDGSALRRGRHTANIIWGNPATVLVGDFLFSRSFELMVEDGSLKVLRILSSASAVIAEGEVNQLTAQRKVDTTEDHYLEIISAKTAALFAAACRIAAVVAERPEAEETALDAYGRNLGIAFQLVDDAIDYSSDAETMGKGVGDDFRDGKVTLPVILAHARGNDEEKAFWRDAMHGHRISDEDLAYAKQLLEQTGALADTLARARHYGQRAIDALGGFANDKAKAALIEAVEFAIARAY encoded by the coding sequence ATGACTGCAACGATCCATCGCCTGAACCCGTCCGACCGGGCCCCTTCGCTTGATCCGCTGATGGCGCTCGTCGCTGCGGATATGAACGAGGTCAATGGCGTGATCCTCGATCGCATGCAGTCCGACATTCCGCTCATTCCCGAGCTGGCCGGCCACCTGATTGCAGGCGGTGGCAAGCGCATGCGCCCGATGCTGACGCTCGCGAGCGCGCGCCTGCTGGGGTATGAGGGGACGCGCCACTTCAAGCTTTCGGCAGCGGTCGAGTTCATCCACACGGCAACGTTGCTGCATGACGATGTGGTCGATGGTTCGGCGCTGCGCCGTGGCCGCCACACCGCCAACATCATCTGGGGCAATCCGGCAACCGTTCTGGTCGGCGATTTCCTGTTCAGCCGCTCGTTCGAGCTGATGGTGGAAGACGGCAGCCTCAAGGTGCTGCGCATCCTGTCCAGCGCGTCGGCCGTGATCGCCGAGGGCGAGGTCAACCAGTTGACCGCGCAGCGCAAGGTGGACACGACCGAAGACCATTATCTCGAAATCATCAGCGCGAAGACCGCGGCGCTTTTTGCAGCCGCCTGCCGGATCGCCGCGGTGGTTGCCGAGCGCCCCGAGGCCGAAGAGACCGCGCTCGATGCCTATGGCCGCAATCTCGGGATCGCGTTCCAGCTGGTCGACGATGCCATCGACTATTCGTCCGATGCCGAAACCATGGGCAAGGGCGTGGGCGACGATTTCCGCGACGGCAAGGTGACGCTGCCCGTCATCCTCGCCCATGCACGCGGCAATGACGAGGAAAAGGCCTTTTGGCGCGATGCGATGCACGGGCACCGGATCAGCGACGAGGATCTTGCCTATGCCAAGCAGCTGCTCGAGCAGACCGGCGCGCTTGCCGACACGCTGGCGCGCGCGCGCCATTACGGCCAGCGCGCGATCGATGCGCTGGGCGGCTTTGCCAATGACAAGGCGAAGGCGGCGCTCATTGAAGCGGTCGAATTCGCGATCGCGCGCGCCTATTGA
- a CDS encoding chorismate mutase: protein MNDDRLQRFRESIDNIDAALVFMLAERFKITQEVGRYKAEHELPPADPGREERQIARLRRLAQDANLDPEFSEKFLRFIIDEVIRHHARIKEEG from the coding sequence ATGAATGACGACCGATTGCAGCGCTTTCGCGAAAGTATCGACAATATCGACGCGGCGCTTGTGTTCATGCTGGCCGAACGGTTCAAGATCACGCAGGAAGTTGGCCGATACAAGGCCGAACACGAACTGCCGCCCGCCGATCCGGGCCGCGAGGAACGCCAGATCGCCCGGCTGCGCCGTCTGGCGCAGGACGCGAATCTCGACCCCGAATTTTCCGAAAAGTTCCTGCGCTTCATCATCGATGAAGTGATCCGCCACCATGCGCGAATCAAGGAAGAGGGCTGA